The genomic interval TTTCTCCCTTAAATCATTGTCATCAGCAATCCGGTGCTGCGGATTGCAGCAGAATATACCTAACCCAGCCGGGCTGGACTCTTTACAGTACCCCCTTGAGGGGTATAAGAACCTTGAGACAGAATGGCGATTTTCATAATCATCGGGCATTTATATGTTCGGTCAGATAGCGGAGATAGTAGCCATCCGTGCCACAGCAGCCGCCAAGAATTTTTACGCCGAATTTACGGTTGAGCTGCAGCATGTTTTCTCCCCAGTGCTGTAGATCATCCTGGTGTAGAATAGCGGCTCCATCCAACTGGCTGTGATCTAGAGATGAACTGTTCGCCTGGATGCCGATGAGCCGTTGAAAAAGCTCCGGCTCCTGTTCCTGCGCCCGAATGAAGGTGGGATAGACGCAGTTCACCATGTATCCCAACGGCGGATTCTTTACTTGAGAGTCAATATGGTTAATGGCATCAAGGAGAGGGGTGGAGTCGAGTATCCGGGCTTTTGAATTGATGACAAAACTGATCAAAGCAGGGATGCCGCAGCTGGAAAGTGCCCGTGCCATGCCCAGGGCCTCAGAAACGGCTGGAATGGTCTGGGCGACAATACAATCTATACCTGCTGCGGCCAGCCGGTCTATCTGCCATCCGTGATATTTTTCGGCTGCATCTGCATTGAGAGATTCATCCGGTTTGTAACAATCATTCTTGGGGCCGATCAAGCCTCCTACATACACCGCTGATTGCGAATCAACCCGCTTCGCCTGAATCTCACGCATAAAGCTGACCGCATCAGTAAGGAGTGATTCATCGAAACCGGCTTCTGCCAGCCGTGTCCTGTCGACCCTCCAGGTCGGGGCACAGAGAAGTATGGGCAGGGAGGCCTGTGCGGCGATATCTCGGTATTGCAGATAAATTTCTGCGAGTTTTTTCCGTCCGTTGGAATCATAGATAAGCGGCGTATTGAAGAGTGTCGGATGAAGCCGGACACCTTCGTCACGGCGCAGTCTTTCAGAAATGGCGCACTCCGTGAGCACCAGTGAGGAGGTGGTGAGGGTCGTCTGGAAATTCATCATCTATATTGGCAGCGGGAAGGATTATTAATACCTGGCGGCGAGATGAATGCCCGCAAG from Desulfopila inferna carries:
- a CDS encoding homocysteine S-methyltransferase family protein; translated protein: MMNFQTTLTTSSLVLTECAISERLRRDEGVRLHPTLFNTPLIYDSNGRKKLAEIYLQYRDIAAQASLPILLCAPTWRVDRTRLAEAGFDESLLTDAVSFMREIQAKRVDSQSAVYVGGLIGPKNDCYKPDESLNADAAEKYHGWQIDRLAAAGIDCIVAQTIPAVSEALGMARALSSCGIPALISFVINSKARILDSTPLLDAINHIDSQVKNPPLGYMVNCVYPTFIRAQEQEPELFQRLIGIQANSSSLDHSQLDGAAILHQDDLQHWGENMLQLNRKFGVKILGGCCGTDGYYLRYLTEHINAR